From one Alosa alosa isolate M-15738 ecotype Scorff River chromosome 5, AALO_Geno_1.1, whole genome shotgun sequence genomic stretch:
- the LOC125294571 gene encoding arrestin domain-containing protein 3-like isoform X2 has protein sequence MRVPNKAAEEIRYVPKPDLTIPGLMTPQHGMTDKKMELFTSGNISFSMQTERMGYYLGESIKVVLEVQNSSSRALKPKYSLYEKLTYYASGRSEVGTHVIQKEDGEPIPPDTKQTLTKVLTIPTSANVYILNCKVLKVEHNLKVYLDVPYAADPEIVVPIVILPNLLTRDLSAPPQPNTGFEGHSNPGQAGWVSTPYTAPPPAYAS, from the exons ATGAGAGTCCCAAACAAAGCAGCAGAAGAAATCCGCTACGTGCCAAAACCGGACTTGACAATTCCAGGCCTCATG ACCCCACAGCATGGCATGACAGACAAAAAGATGGAGCTCTTCACCTCTGGGAATATTTCATTCAGCATGCAAACAGAGAGGATGGGCTACTATTTGG GAGAAAGCATTAAGGTTGTGTTAGAGGTTCAGAACAGCTCGTCTCGCGCCCTCAAACCCAAGTACAGTCTCTACGAGAAGCTCACTTACTATGCATCTGGCAGAAGTGAGGTAGGCACCCATGTGATACAGAAAGAGGATGGAGAGCCCATTCCACCTGACACAAAACAAACCCTCACCAAAGTCCTCACCATCCCAACAAGTGCCAACGTATACATCCTTAACTGTAAGGTCTTGAAAGTTGAGCATAACCTCAAG GTCTATCTTGATGTACCTTATGCCGCTGACCCAGAGATTGTGGTTCCAATTGTCATTCTGCCGAATCTCCTAACCAGGGACCTGTCAGCTCCTCCACAGCCCAATACTGGGTTTGAGGGTCATTCCAACCCAGGCCAAGCAGGATGGGTCAGCACTCCCTACACTGCTCCTCCACCTGCCTATGCATCCTAA
- the LOC125294571 gene encoding arrestin domain-containing protein 3-like isoform X1: MSRSMRVPNKAAEEIRYVPKPDLTIPGLMTPQHGMTDKKMELFTSGNISFSMQTERMGYYLGESIKVVLEVQNSSSRALKPKYSLYEKLTYYASGRSEVGTHVIQKEDGEPIPPDTKQTLTKVLTIPTSANVYILNCKVLKVEHNLKVYLDVPYAADPEIVVPIVILPNLLTRDLSAPPQPNTGFEGHSNPGQAGWVSTPYTAPPPAYAS, from the exons ATGAGCAGGTCAATGAGAGTCCCAAACAAAGCAGCAGAAGAAATCCGCTACGTGCCAAAACCGGACTTGACAATTCCAGGCCTCATG ACCCCACAGCATGGCATGACAGACAAAAAGATGGAGCTCTTCACCTCTGGGAATATTTCATTCAGCATGCAAACAGAGAGGATGGGCTACTATTTGG GAGAAAGCATTAAGGTTGTGTTAGAGGTTCAGAACAGCTCGTCTCGCGCCCTCAAACCCAAGTACAGTCTCTACGAGAAGCTCACTTACTATGCATCTGGCAGAAGTGAGGTAGGCACCCATGTGATACAGAAAGAGGATGGAGAGCCCATTCCACCTGACACAAAACAAACCCTCACCAAAGTCCTCACCATCCCAACAAGTGCCAACGTATACATCCTTAACTGTAAGGTCTTGAAAGTTGAGCATAACCTCAAG GTCTATCTTGATGTACCTTATGCCGCTGACCCAGAGATTGTGGTTCCAATTGTCATTCTGCCGAATCTCCTAACCAGGGACCTGTCAGCTCCTCCACAGCCCAATACTGGGTTTGAGGGTCATTCCAACCCAGGCCAAGCAGGATGGGTCAGCACTCCCTACACTGCTCCTCCACCTGCCTATGCATCCTAA